A region of the Agromyces sp. CF514 genome:
TCAGCACCATGTCGTCGGCCACGTTTCCACCGTAGCCGCGGCGGGGGTGCCGGTGCTTGACTGGCCGTCGGGGGATCGGGGAGCGGTCGCCCAACCCGACATCGATGGGGGAACGCATGTCCGACAAGCCGAACATCCTGATCATCTGGGGCGATGACATCGGCATCACCAACCTGAGCGCCTACTCCGACGGCCTCATGGGGTACCGCACCCCGAACATCGACCGCATCGCCGACGAGGGCGTGCGGTTCACCGACTACTACGGCGAGCAGAGCTGCACCGCCGGACGCGCGGCGTTCATCACCGGCCAGAATCCCTACCGCACGGGCCTCACCAAGGTCGGCATGCCCGGTGCCGACCTCGGCCTGCGCGCCGAGGACCCGACGATCGCCGACGCCCTCAAGCACCACGGATACGCGACGGGCCAGTTCGGCAAGAACCACCTCGGCGACCGCGACGAGTTCCTGCCGACCGCGCACGGGTTCGACGAGTTCTTCGGCAACCTGTACCACCTCAACGCCGAGGAGGAGCCCGAGCACCCCGACTACCCGACCGACGAGGAGTTCCCGGGGTTCAGTGAGAAGTTCCGCCCGCGCGGCGTCATCCACTCCTGGGCGAACGACGACGGCACGCAGCGCATCGAGGACACCGGGCCGCTCACGAAGAAGCGCATGGAGACGGTCGACGAGGAGTTCCGCGACGCGGCCGCCGACTTCATCCGCGCCAAGGCCGACGACGACCAGCCGTTCTTCGTGTGGTTCAACTCCACGCACATGCACTTCCGCACCCACACCAAGCCCGAGAGCAAGGGCCGCGCCGGGCGATGGCAGTCGGAGTACCACGACACCATGCTCGACCACGACGACGTCGTGGGGTCGCTGCTCGACCTGCTCGACGAGCTCGACCTCGCCGACAACACGATCGTCATGTACTCGACCGACAACGGGCCGCACATGAACAGCTGGCCGGATGCCGGCATGACCCCGTTCCGCAACGAGAAGAACTCGAACTGGGAGGGCGCGTACCGCGTGCCCGCGATGGTGCGCTGGCCCGGGCACATCCCCGCCGGCACGGTGCTGAACGGCATCGTGAGCCACAACGACTGGTTCGTGACCCTGCTCGCGGCAGTGGGCGACACGGATATCGCCGAGCGGCTGGCGCAGGGCGGCGAGTTGCACGGCACGCCATACAAGGCGCACCTCGACGGCCACGACCAGCTCGACTACATCACGGGCGAGGTCGATCAGAGCCCGCGTCGGCACTTCTTCTACAGTTCCGACGACGGCGACCTCACCGCGATGCGGTTCGA
Encoded here:
- a CDS encoding arylsulfatase, which codes for MSDKPNILIIWGDDIGITNLSAYSDGLMGYRTPNIDRIADEGVRFTDYYGEQSCTAGRAAFITGQNPYRTGLTKVGMPGADLGLRAEDPTIADALKHHGYATGQFGKNHLGDRDEFLPTAHGFDEFFGNLYHLNAEEEPEHPDYPTDEEFPGFSEKFRPRGVIHSWANDDGTQRIEDTGPLTKKRMETVDEEFRDAAADFIRAKADDDQPFFVWFNSTHMHFRTHTKPESKGRAGRWQSEYHDTMLDHDDVVGSLLDLLDELDLADNTIVMYSTDNGPHMNSWPDAGMTPFRNEKNSNWEGAYRVPAMVRWPGHIPAGTVLNGIVSHNDWFVTLLAAVGDTDIAERLAQGGELHGTPYKAHLDGHDQLDYITGEVDQSPRRHFFYSSDDGDLTAMRFDNWKVVFLEQRAVGTLAVWQEPYVHLRFPKLFNLRTDPYERADITSNTYWDWVLEHIFLFIPAQAYVTKMLSTLIEFPPRQKPASFTIDQVLERLETATSGAS